Part of the Nicotiana sylvestris chromosome 2, ASM39365v2, whole genome shotgun sequence genome, GGATAGACTGCATTCATGATTTGACACTTATATCTGTAATTATTTGAATTTTCCACACCAAAGGATTCAATTGTTTCATTCCTTTCAACTAGCAGGGAATGATCATATTTTAGGTAGTCTAGGACTCTAGGTAGGAAAAGATAATTGCTTGATAATATCCTCTATGGAGGCACACGTGCTATTATTTTCCTCATGCACATGATTGAGTTAGCATTTTCTATAATCTGTCAGTTGTGAAGCTAAAGAGAAAGAGATCCATCTGGAGAAACAATCTTTATCTGAAAGGCTGAAAACTCTACAGCGGTCGCAGGAAGAGTTACTTGATGCTCAGGCTTTGCTCAATAAGAGGGAAGATTTTATATTTAACAGATCTCAAGAACTGAACAGACGCGAGAAAGACTTAGACAATGCTAAATTAAATTTGGAGAATGACGTTAAAGCCCTGAATGAGGAAAAGCACAATCTGGAGCTGAAACTTAAGTCTATATCAGCAAGAGAGGAAGTGAGTCTATTTCTCTCTTCTTTTACACTCTGCTTATTATGTATATTAGCCTTTTCAGATTAAAGATATTGAAGAATTTATTTATGCAATAGTTGTGTCTTTTCACAGGCCGTAATAAAAAAGGAATGCGAGCTTACCAAGAAAGAGGAAGAACTACTGTTATTGCAAGGGAAACTTGAAAGCAAGGAGATCGTAAGTTTTGACACTAAAGAAAACTATGTTTCCATCCTTTACTGAGAAATACCTTTGTTTTCTTATTACTCTGATGAACCATGCAGGCTGGCGTTAAACAGGTTATGGCTAATCAGGAGGCCACACTAGTAACTAAGATTTCCTCTATCGAGGCTGAGTTGGAAGCAAAACGAAAATTGGTGGAAGATGAGATTCAGACCAAGAGGCGGGCTTGGGAGTTGAAAGATATGGATATTAAGCATCGGGAGGACCTATTTGCTGACAAGGAACACGATTTGGAGATTCAATCAAGAACACTGGTTGAGAAGGAGAAAGAGTTGGAAGATAGGTTACATGTTattgaggaaaaagaaagaaacctCCAAGCTACTGAAAAAGAGATAGAGTTGAAGAGAACAGTTCTGCAGCAAGAAAGGGAAGGAATTAACAAAATGAAAAATGATCTTGAAAATTCTGCGAAAATGCTGGATGAAAAAAGAAAATGCATCGACCATGAGGAAGAAAATGTGGAGGCTATGAAAAGTGAAACTCAAGAGTTGCTGATTCTGGAAACAAGGCTAAAGCAAGAGATTGATATGATTAGAGCGGAGAAGGAAGAGATTGAAAAGGAGGCAGATCGGTTGAAAGCAGAGAAAGCTAAATTTGAGACTGAATGGGAGGtaattgatgagaaaagagaagagTTGCAGAAAGAAGCTGAACGTGTGGCTGAGGAGAGGATAGCCATTTCTAAGCTTCTTAAGGATAGCCGTGACAGCTTGAAAGCAGAGAAGAATGCAATTCAAGAAGACTATAAGCAAAATCTGGAGTCACTTTCTCGTGATCGTGAAGCCTTCATGTATGAAATTGAGCGTGAGCGTGCAGAATGGTTTAGCAAAATTCAGAAAGAACGTGAAAACTTTTTGTTGGATGCTGAGATGCAGAAGAAAGAGCTAGAGAACCGCATTGAAAAAAGACGTGAAGAAATAGAGACTGACCTAAAGGAAAGGGAAAAAACCTTTGaggaacaaaagaaaagagaacttcAGGATATTGCATCTCAGAGGGAGACTGTGGAGAAGGAATTGGAGCATGTTGGGCTGGAGTTGAAGAAACTAGATGCTGAAAGAAAAGACATCAATTTGGATCGTGAGAGAAGGGACAAAGAGTGGGCAGAGCTAAATAATGCTATAGAAGAACTTAAGGTGCAAAGACTGAAATTAGAGAAACAAAGGGAATTACTTCATGCTGATAGGGAGGAGATTCTTGCTCGGATTGAGCAGTTAAAGAAATTGGAGGATGTTAAGATTATTCCAGATCGTATTGTCACACCCAAAAAGTTATATTCTGATCTACGATCCACTGAACATAAACATTCTGCAAAAAGGTTACCGAAGCATCCCTCAGTGCTGGATGTTGGTCCGAATGGGAATTATAATAATGGTGTTAGACAAGATATTTCTTCCATCATGAAAGAGAACGACAATTCATCTTCTCCTCTCTCTACTCCATTCTCATGGCTTAAGAGATGTGCTGATACATTGCTAGATCGTACACAAAGTAACAAAAGGCGGAAGGAAAATGGGGATTTTATAACTCAATCGACCGAGAATGGTGCATCACGGTAATTCCCTGCTCTTAATAACTGACATTGTCAAGTGGCACATATTTT contains:
- the LOC104226108 gene encoding protein CROWDED NUCLEI 4-like translates to MTSPGSERLALTPVNRTPLSVSGRVSSSRSLTDEVIWKRLREAGFDEDSIKRRDKAALIAYIAKLEAELYDHQYQMGLLILERNEWDSKNEQFKAASESAELLYRRERAARQADEVAAKKREDNLKKALGIEKECVANIEKALHEMRAECAESKVASENKLAEARSMMEDAQKKYADAEEKLRKAESLEAEASLFQRTAERKLREVEAREDDLRRQTLSFKSDCEAKEKEIHLEKQSLSERLKTLQRSQEELLDAQALLNKREDFIFNRSQELNRREKDLDNAKLNLENDVKALNEEKHNLELKLKSISAREEAVIKKECELTKKEEELLLLQGKLESKEIAGVKQVMANQEATLVTKISSIEAELEAKRKLVEDEIQTKRRAWELKDMDIKHREDLFADKEHDLEIQSRTLVEKEKELEDRLHVIEEKERNLQATEKEIELKRTVLQQEREGINKMKNDLENSAKMLDEKRKCIDHEEENVEAMKSETQELLILETRLKQEIDMIRAEKEEIEKEADRLKAEKAKFETEWEVIDEKREELQKEAERVAEERIAISKLLKDSRDSLKAEKNAIQEDYKQNLESLSRDREAFMYEIERERAEWFSKIQKERENFLLDAEMQKKELENRIEKRREEIETDLKEREKTFEEQKKRELQDIASQRETVEKELEHVGLELKKLDAERKDINLDRERRDKEWAELNNAIEELKVQRLKLEKQRELLHADREEILARIEQLKKLEDVKIIPDRIVTPKKLYSDLRSTEHKHSAKRLPKHPSVLDVGPNGNYNNGVRQDISSIMKENDNSSSPLSTPFSWLKRCADTLLDRTQSNKRRKENGDFITQSTENGASRPLSTAPDAPEVEHLEVPPDQIPIAAVETTVHVDKIVTVREVTTIDVKKVTEGSQETLSEESGQKVGNNDSLESDRNGKPEGRSRRTRAKRK